gaaggctgAGAGGGATAAGAAgccgctggaggcgaagacTCGGAActtgcgttttcttcttcctccgggATCGGCTCGACGGGCGCGGGgccggagggcggcgggcgcggcctcgccggcaCGAGGGGCTCCAGGAGATTTCTGCACCGCTGAAAtaaaaaaggagaaaaatGATACAGAATGCACCACAGCGCGGtggcagacgcggcaggcCTCAACTGACGCAGTGCAGGACAGGCTGAGACATGCGGAGAGGCACAATTATCCTCAGCAGGCGCACAGAAAACCACACAGCTCATCCGTGCAGCACACTCGTGGAGACGGAGAGCGAACCGACGCGacaagagaagagagacgcacggAAAGCGATGAAAAATAAAACAAAGCATTCAAAAACGAGGGCAGCTACCTCGTTCAGGCGCTGGAGCCACGTTCGGAAGGCCCGGTTGCCGAACCGCATCGGCTGCTCGACTGGAGGGATGTCTTGAATCCAGGCCTTCAGTGTCAACAGGATCTTcagaaggagaaggacaTTCTCGCTGACGTCGAGGCCCTTCCCGACTCTTTCGTTCTCCTGGACGCCCAGCTCGACGATTCTGagtgcctctgctgcgatgcgcctgcgcgtctcctcctcgtcctctgtctctctgtctctgcggctcgtctcctcgccctgcgccgcggcatcGTCGCTGGGCGCGGAATCGGGGCTTgcgcccgcgaccgcctgTTTGTCactgacggcggcggagaggcgcttgaggaaggcgacgtAGTTCCGGTAGCTCGGGCTCGCGATCCAGGCGCTCAACTCCTGCAGCGAATGCACTTCCTTCGCGCAAGCCCGGaacgtctccttcgccgcaaccggcttctcgtcctcccgagtgggcgtcggcgagaaggccgcaaGCCCTCTCGAAGCGCCAGCgtgcagcgaaggcgcgggcgggcgaaagagagaagaagtcGCCCATGGAgccacgcagcagacgccgccggggatcgacgcaggccgcgcttGCGGAGCCGAAAAcgcagacggaggcggcggataAAACaccggaggaggcgacgaggaagaagaagaggaagggcaagaagaaggagaaggattagagggagagggagagggcgagtGTGTGTCGGTTGGCATTGTGACGGAGCAGCGTTGGTTTCTGCGAGTAGACAAAAAAAGACTGCGAGGCACGACCTTCTCgtgcggagaggcggagactcGCCCTGAGGcctgggcggcggaggatgAATATGAAGCACGAAACAGACCCCGAAGAAGGAAgcaagcggcagcgcgaacTCAAGGGCAAAGCCcgaaggcagaggccgcgcaggtgATGAAGACCTGCTTTCGCGCTTGAGCGTGCCGACTTGGGTCTGCGAAAAAGCAAGCCGTGGAGTTGCTCAAAAGACCTCACAGGGGTCGGCGACTCGCGCTACCCGATCAGAACTGGAtgggcgaagaagaaaaagtcTTCAAGCCGCGCTGTCAGGCCTCCACTCTCGGCGCCACGCACGCGCGCAAAACGATGCACTTCGCGGACGCTGGGAAGCTCAGGCGCAGGGATCACCTAGTCACAGCCACGCTCTCTCGACAACAAAAAAGACGAACCGATGCaaggaagcgagaaaaaaaaagtgtTTCGGAGAGAGAGtgggagagaggagcgagagaagcgggAGGACGAACGAGTGACCCGGGGGACAACGAAACAGCGAAAAGGGAAGCAtgcgctgcccgcctccgTGCGCGCCGCATGTCGGTACGCTGTGTCTTGAGGCTGTCTCTGATTtgaagaagaggcaacgAACCACGACAAACTTAAAGTCCTGTCAAGCTATGAAGGACGTCTCGTAGACATCTCATATGTGGCGACATGTGCGCGTTTTGAGcgagtccgcggcgcccgcatcTGGGAGAAGCTCGGTCGGAGTAGCTCCCGGTGTAGATACGCTCTTCAACTAACGAAGGATGCTTCGCGCGACTCggctctttctcttcgttctcttGAGAGAGACATCAGACACGTCAGAAGGGAAAGCGTGAAGAAGAGGATAGCCTCAATTCTCTCGTTAGCGgcctttcgcctcgcggcgtgcgactgcgtcgccgctgttttctctcccgcgcgcctcgcgcagagaagacgtaccgtctcttcgctttctctcgcctggcttcctcgtctcgtTTTCCACTTTATCGGTCTTTGTTCTCGTCGGTTTCTGCCCTTTTTACCAGCCTGTTTGGCTGCTCTCGagttttttcttcgttttgTCTTGCCGGCCTCGCtagcgcgccgcccgcttctcaccggggagagagggagagggcgaccCTCCTCCGTCCGCCTAGCTTTTTCTACTTTTGGCAACCTtgtctgccgcctcttctttctttcccCGTCCTTCTTGAGCGCTCCTTcttgcctcgccttcgtcaggctcgttctctgcgccggccgtcttctctctttctctctcaccTTTCCGCGCGTcttgtctcctccgcgcagccacctcgcgcctcgcgcgcgctcgctttatcttcgctcctctccctctctccgcgcttcCTGTCGTGCTCCCGCGGCCGTCTCAGCTCTTGGAGTAAGCAGCACCTAAGCCGAGGAGTCTCTCAGATAAATCCAGAGtcctctttttttcgcgtcctcctcaCGATGGCGGCTGGCGACATCGAGCTGCCGTCGGtcgcgccgcgtggcggAGCGCGTCGCTCGGGTGGAGGGCCTGCGAAGGAGCGGAAGTCGAGCTGCGTTTCCTCTTCCCTCGTGCCTCTTCTGGGCGTTTTGTTTCTGTTTCTTCTCTGTTACAAGCTGGCGacgtcttcgctgctgtcACAGTCTTCCTCGTACctgtcggcggcgacgtcgcACCGCGTCGGCTCGCCCGTCATGGTGTGCGTGAGCAAAGCCTGGCCGTTCTACAATCCGCTGGAGACGTACATCTTCTACACTAAGCTGGGCGTCTGCGCACCGGAGCAGCTCGAGTACGCGCCGATGACGCTGGGACAGGTCCTGCGCGGCGATCGCCTCGTCAAGAGCGGGTACGAGATCGCCTACGGCGtgccgcaggagacgccgcggaagctCTGCACGGTGAAGCTCGATCGCGAGCTGCTCACAAAGTGGAAAAGCTTCGTCGACCAGAACTACTTCTTTGAAGTCTACGTTGACGAGCTGCCCATCCACGAGCCCTTCGGCGTGCGCGTCCGCAAGAAACTCGCGGACGACGGCAAGGCGGAAAAGCGCAGAAAAACCGAGttcggcgaggacgaggaagaagagggagaaaccCGGTACTATGTCCGGAAAAACATCAACTTCCTCCTCGGCTACAACGAAGGACAAGTCGTGCATGCCGAATACCGCGCCGACAGCCTCGAAAACGACTTTCTCGACATCACCGATCTCCCGGtacgctgcgcctctccacgcgcAAACAGGATATAGTCTCGCCTTTTCTGCCTCGTGGTGCTTTCTTGAGGCACATTACCCACAACAAAACGCCATGGCACTTcgttctcgcgcgccgcctttctCGAGTCTCTGTTGTTTCTCCGGGGCTTTCGATTCTCGCGAGGAGCGGCTTTTGGTTGACTTCACAGAGCCGCACGCTTCGCGCTACTGTGGGTCTGTCCCTAAATCTCATTAGCTTGATTGTTCGATTTTCTCCCCCCTCATGCGCTTCGCTTTCCGTCGTAACCTTTGAGGTGGTTGCATGTACGGACCGCGGCAGGACTTTcgtcgtctcttctttcgtCTGTTTCCTGTCTCGTCTCGCTTTCGTAGTGCTAGACGCGGCTCCGGTGTGCGTGGACTCAGCGTGACTTGCCGCTGAGTTGTTTTTTGTTTCGCTtgctcgctttctcttctgctcGTTTTCTGCCGCTGCCCGTGTGTTTGCCTTTCGCGAGGGGCGTCATGATTTTCTGGTAATTTTCGGTATTTTTCCGTTTTTAGGCGCCGAACGAGACGATCGACGCGGACTTCACCTACACTGTGCACTGGAAGGATCGCCCAGACATCAAGCCccactcgcgcgtctcccggcagctctcttcgccgtttGCGCCGATCTCAGGCGAAGCGTCTGAGCAGAGAGTCGACTCCGCAGGCCAGCAGAAGCGACTCTCCGTCGATGTGCATTGGCTCGGGATCTTGAACTCGTTCGTCTTCACTCTTCTCATCGTGCTGCTGCTCACAGTACTCCTCCTCAGGATCGTGAAGGCCGACCTCCACAGGTAAAGACCTTTtactcgcctcctctctgccaccttcccccccgtcccccaaGCTCTCTTTTTCGTTCTGCTTCTTTGAGTCGTGagagcgtctctgcgcgtttttctcgcgtttTGACTCGAAGCGCTGCGTGATCgtgcgtgcgcgtgtgtcttcAGCATGATGTTCAAGctcgcagacgaagagctCGCTGCCACGGGTCTCGAGGAGGAAACAGGtacgtcgcgcgcgtctctctcccccctcgcctCTCAGGCAGCCGCTTTCGCGTTCTCTGCATCTGCAGGGCGTTTTATTGCGTGCGCGCTCTGCATCGCTGCGCATCCTCGGCGGTCGTGCTCGCCAAGTTTCCAGGATTTCTCGAGGGCGGGTGTCGTTGGTGTCCGCGCGCATGAATGCAGCCGGCGTGCGCACGCCAATCGCCGATGCAGCGCGTGTCTTCATCGTCATAGATGCCTCCACTTTGGGATCCGTGCGCGTGGTGAGTGCGCAGCGACAGAGCGACAGAGGGAGGGGCGTGACGGCAACTTGGCTGGCGGCTGGatgcgctgcgccgtcgcctcgccacACGAACCTCTCGTCTCTACCCCGGCGTCTGCACGCTCGCAGGCCTCAGCGAAAAATATTTTTTTGCGCTCGTTTTGACGTTTTCTTGTAGGCTGGAAGCTCCTGCATGCGGACGTCttccgcccgcctccgcaccGCATGCCGCTCTCTGCGATGGTCGGATGTGGCGCTCACCTGCTCATGTTGGTAGGGAGAAAGGGGTAAAATACCTAAAAAAtcgagacggcgacgaccgTCTTTCTTCGGGCTCGTCTTCCGGTCTCTGTCCCTGTTTTCACTTACGGCGAGTGAGGCGTGAGGCCGCAGTGCGGTCTATGCTTGTAGGAGAGCTTTTCGAGAGATTTTCCCGGCGCCAGACaacgcctctctccgccgatCTCGTGCGCATCATCACTTGCTTCTCAGTCCACTGCTCTGTCTGCCGACCGATCTCCATCGATTGCTTTCCATCACCTGCGCATATACCCACATGCAagtgtataaatatatatgcatggaTCAGACGGGAGTCAAAGGAGAGATTCTGATTTTTTGCGCAGGTCCTCGCGACGATTGTCGTCGGATGCTTCACCCCGTAcctcgagcgcggcgaacTTCTGTCCTGCAGTCTTCTCTCCTACCTCCTCACCTCATGTAAGTCATGAAACTTGCTGTTCAGTCTACTGCTTTGTCTTCCGCGCGATCTCCATCGATTGCTTaccagcgcatgcgcatatatacaagtgtacaaatatatataggtatgcatgtgtatgtgcgtgcatgcatccaTATACGGCTTGTGTGTGTTACTCCGCGATTCGTATTCAATCATATACACATAtctatatgcatgtatatttGTGTGCATTCATCTATGTCTGGAGGCCGTCACCCGTCCTGCGAGTTGGTTCtccttttcgttttttcgctCCAGAGACCttttccgccgcagcgcacgTCTCCTAACCTTCAGGCGCTGCCACATCCTCGTGCGTGCGCTCTCTctacacgtatatatatttatatatgcatatgtatttGTACAGGGAGTTGGATAAGGTGTTGACTTATGGggctgcgtgtgtctgcgaTATTTGGGTGCAGTTATTGCAGGATTCATCAGCTCAAACACGTACCGGAAGCTGGGCGGCGTCAAATGGACATGGAGTCTGGTGGTGACATGCATGATGTTTGCGGtacgttttttctcttttctgtttCATCTGCGTTGCATGAGCGTTTTTGTCTCGTGTGGCTTGCGTCATTTCTTGTTGACTTTGCCCTTTTTTATGAACTGGTATACATGCATCTGTTTCGACTCCGtgttttcgctttttcctctTATCTGCCGTGGCATGTCGTCCTAATCCCTTCTCCTCCTgcacctgcggcgcctgtTGTTTCGCGCGGGTTGGATGCCCTTTGTTCGATTTTTCTCCGCGTTTTTCTCAGCTGCCGCTTTTTGTCATCTGGTGCGTCTTGAACACCATCGCGCTCGTCTACAACTCTACCGTCGCGTTACCCTTCGGCACCACCTTCCTGCTCTTCGCGTGTTGGTTTTTTGGTGAGTGTTTGAAGGAACCTTTCCACAGCGCAGGAAGCGCAGAAAAGAATAAATTTGATCTTTTCAGGTCGATGCAAGAGGCCCTTCCTGCCGCGTGTTGGAAGGCTTGTGTAGAGTTCGAAGGCCTTGTGTATCAGACGCGGAAAAACAGAGGCGGGGTGGAGACAGAAATCTAACTCTGAAAGGcgaacgcgggcgcgcgctgAACACAGCGCAGCGATGGCGTgtgagaagagaggagaaaatATGGGGGCGGAGTCGAGAAGGAGACCCGCTAGCTAGCTAGGTTCTTCAGGATCGGCGTCCTGTGATTGCCGCGAGTGTGTCTACTCCCCTCTTTTTTTCAGTTACGCTGCCGCTGACGATCATCGGAGGCATCTggggtcggcggcgggcggctcgTCAGATCGCGGGAGGCTACGCTTTCCCCTGCAAGGTCCGTTTTTAgatttttttctcctctctcgactTATTCTTCCGGCGCGCCTTTAATTTGTGTCTTGCGCCTCTACAACCTGTCTGCGGTCTTCGTGAGTCACaagcgtctccctctcttgtTCTGCTCACCGCAGATGTGCACAACAAGAGATACGGGGTTCCTGTTCTCCTCGCCACTTCGTTGGTTTCTTTTTTGTGTCCTCTGCGTTGCTCTTCGCTCCTTTAGGCGGGCTTCTCTGTCGAGCCGTACGCGTGCCGTGTTTTTTCTTAGATCTTGGAATACGAACCAACCTCTGTGCGGGGTGCGTCTGTTTAGAAAGATAAAAACCTTCCCCTAACACTGTTTTGAGCGTCTCGACTGCCCGATTTCGTGTCTGGACGTCCCTTACGCGCAGACGAACAAGCTCGCGCGGGAGATTCCGCGCGTGCGGTGGTTCAATCGGCCGCTCTTCCAGACGATCGTGAGCGGCGTGATGCCCTTCAGCGGGATCTACATCGAGCTGCATTACCTTTTCATGAGTGTTTGGTCTTCTAACCGCATCTACACGTTCTActtctttctgcttctcgctggcgtcctcctcttcgtctccgccgccgccgtcagcgTTCTCCTGACCTACATGCACCTGAACGCGGAGAATCACCGCTGGTGGTGGCGCTCGTTCCTCAGCGGCGGGTAAAAAAAAGACCGACGCCCCGAGGGCGGGAACTCGAGGGGAACGGGAGGGCGTTCTGCTCGGCGGGAgagtgcgcatgcatgcgccgctcgcctgcgaaCACAGACAGCGTggcgcgggtcgcgcgctCACAACCAGCCGTACCGGCACGTCCGCACACATACATTCGTGTCATAACGCAAGGTCACCCATATACCTTTATGTGTATATTAGAAAATTtttatctatatctatatgtatatctttATCCTCATAGATCTGTATCTCTATAGCTATCTTTATGTCTATCTGTATCTGTCTATGTCTACCTATCTAAACctatatctgtatctatctgtatTTATATCTCTATCTAAGTCTTTGTCGAGTAAATCCACAACTATGGctatgtctatctatctatatgtataagAGATGATCCGCGTATTTCATTTATAAGGGCGACAGTGGCGTTGCCTTGGAAATAGAGATTTGGGCTGGGAGTCTTCAGTTAAGAGTATAGTCCTTTATGTATGGACAGCGCAGCGAACGAAGGGATGCAGAATTTGAGTGTTTGAGTGTGTTATTCTCAGGAGCGTCAGCCTGTATTTCTTCCTGCACTGCGTGTACTACTTCTTTACGAGTACGCGCATGCACGGGCTTCTACAaacctccttcttcttcggctactcgctcgccgtctcgtGGATGCTGTTCCTTATGACGGGGTGCGTCACCTTTAGTGCGAACTTCATTTTCGTCAAGTACATCTACTCGCGGATTAAATCCGACTAacggccgaggcgcgcgcaaaGAGATGAGGGCGCGAAGGAGTGCTGAAAAAACCCACTTGGTCACGAGAGAGTCTGGAAAAGAGGCCGAGACAGGCACAGGAAAGAAATTTCTATCTTCCGATGACGTGGCGGCAGCTGTCCTGAGACGGGGCTCGTCAACATTCCAAGTGCTGTGGCGGGTCGCTGCTCTTGGCGTCTTTTTCTCGTTTCTTGTCCTCTTCGTGCCTTTctgggagggggggggggggacgctGCCCGTGAGTGCCTGATGAAATCGAGAAGCATGACGATATGTCTCCCGGTTTTCTCactcggcgcacgcgcctaAGCATCAACGCGAGAGATCTGATTCTCAGAAGCTGTAactgcgcgacgaggccaATACGCATACTCCCCTATATCTTTGTATACGCGGctgtatatttatgtatatttTTGTATATATGCTTCAGAGGTTAGCCAGCACGGGGCAGAGATCctgctttttttccgcgTGAAATGGGGCGGGATcggcttcttcagctgctctCGTGTCTGGCGGTCTCGCAGTCGCGCTCcgtgttttctcttttcgtcTTCATCTGTCTACGCACGGCCACCTATTTCCTATAATGTGTTCAGATGTCCCGCCGTGAGCCTGGGGGAGGCATCGTGTGAGGCGtaagacgcaggcgccttctAGTCTAGCCCTGttttctgcggaggcggggcgacTTCGACTCCTTTCTCTTCCGACTCAGACTTCTGTGCCTCGTTTTCTTGCCGAGATCAAGTGATTTCccagcaggccgcgctcCTCCCTCGGAAATCGCTGAGCATGAGAGCGCTTCACAAAAAGACTTCGAAgaggtcgccgcgccgaggccgccgctgcagcgaaggTCTTAGTTCGCTTCGTAAACGGattctcgcgcccgccgcggagcgccagAGTCCGCGAGGgtacgcagagacagagaagttAATCGCGGCACTGAAAGGAAAAAACGCGAACAGATCCTCCCACGCAGAGGATGGAAAGAAATgcgagacgcgggcggcgaccacAAGGCCCGCGAGACCCAAGAGgcgaaaacgcagagacTCACGACGGCCTTCAAAGCCGCGGCACGCCTTTCTAGATAAGAAACAAACACGCGTAGTCACACAGCGGAGACCGCACGCAACGCAGAAGCGGACCCCTGAACTAGTGGCAgacttcttcgctttctgtcTGTCCCTTTCGGGGGTTCCTTCGGCGTCGcttgtctcttcgcctcggaTCTACTGCGCCACAGGAAAGCCTCGCCTCAAGAGAGCCTGAGGgcagaggaaaaagaaacaagaaaaggaaaaacgtTAGAATGACGGTGGTGTGTGTGCCGTGGATCGACAGGATAATTGCGAAACGTGTAGAACTAGTGCGGTGATTAGCTGGGGAATCGTGTCTTTTACCCAGAAAACCTTTCCTCGCTCCCTGCCTTGCCACTTgcccttcctctctgcgccacGCTCGTCTCTTGAGCTggggcgcgtctgcttctcctgATCTTCACGGGGAAAGCTTCTCTTTCGGCTCTGCCACCGTTTCATTTGTTAAGGTGCTTTATCTCCCTTCCCCCCTACCTTTGCTGCGAATGTTCCTCCCTATGTCTGTCTtgtttctcgcctctctggcTTACCGACTGTAGGGCGAGAACTTGCCGGCGTTGCTCAGGGGGCCAACTGCGCATGGTGCTGTGCTTGCTGTTGAggacgctgaagaagaaaaaaacgc
This portion of the Besnoitia besnoiti strain Bb-Ger1 chromosome VII, whole genome shotgun sequence genome encodes:
- a CDS encoding phosphotyrosyl phosphate activator (ptpa) protein (encoded by transcript BESB_076090), translated to MPTDTHSPSPSPSNPSPSSCPSSSSSSSPPPVFYPPPPSAFSAPQARPASIPGGVCCVAPWATSSLFRPPAPSLHAGASRGLAAFSPTPTREDEKPVAAKETFRACAKEVHSLQELSAWIASPSYRNYVAFLKRLSAAVSDKQAVAGASPDSAPSDDAAAQGEETSRRDRETEDEEETRRRIAAEALRIVELGVQENERVGKGLDVSENVLLLLKILLTLKAWIQDIPPVEQPMRFGNRAFRTWLQRLNERCRNLLEPLVPARPRPPPSGPAPVEPIPEEEENASSESSPPAASYPSQPSSPSQGSSLSEASSPGQSTASLSSASPADAKKSDAAASWRETLINELTDCLCRAFGDGRRLDYGTGHEVSFAVFLFILFEAGVLTGLTDDAAVVLLVFSQYIEVCHALQKTYSLEPAGSRGAWGLDDFHFLPFLFGSAQLVHNHFILPAQVTDAGIVKEFAPTNLYFSSILYITETKRGVPFSECAPMLYDISGVSTWRKIHSGLLKMYEGEVLNKFPTAQHFLFGSYFPFPTRTP
- a CDS encoding endomembrane protein 70 subfamily protein (encoded by transcript BESB_076100); this translates as MAAGDIELPSVAPRGGARRSGGGPAKERKSSCVSSSLVPLLGVLFLFLLCYKLATSSLLSQSSSYLSAATSHRVGSPVMVCVSKAWPFYNPLETYIFYTKLGVCAPEQLEYAPMTLGQVLRGDRLVKSGYEIAYGVPQETPRKLCTVKLDRELLTKWKSFVDQNYFFEVYVDELPIHEPFGVRVRKKLADDGKAEKRRKTEFGEDEEEEGETRYYVRKNINFLLGYNEGQVVHAEYRADSLENDFLDITDLPAPNETIDADFTYTVHWKDRPDIKPHSRVSRQLSSPFAPISGEASEQRVDSAGQQKRLSVDVHWLGILNSFVFTLLIVLLLTVLLLRIVKADLHSMMFKLADEELAATGLEEETGWKLLHADVFRPPPHRMPLSAMVGCGAHLLMLVLATIVVGCFTPYLERGELLSCSLLSYLLTSFIAGFISSNTYRKLGGVKWTWSLVVTCMMFALPLFVIWCVLNTIALVYNSTVALPFGTTFLLFACWFFVTLPLTIIGGIWGRRRAARQIAGGYAFPCKTNKLAREIPRVRWFNRPLFQTIVSGVMPFSGIYIELHYLFMSVWSSNRIYTFYFFLLLAGVLLFVSAAAVSVLLTYMHLNAENHRWWWRSFLSGGSVSLYFFLHCVYYFFTSTRMHGLLQTSFFFGYSLAVSWMLFLMTGCVTFSANFIFVKYIYSRIKSD